The Medicago truncatula cultivar Jemalong A17 chromosome 4, MtrunA17r5.0-ANR, whole genome shotgun sequence genome includes a region encoding these proteins:
- the LOC11414537 gene encoding elongation factor 1-alpha, protein MGKEKVHINIVVIGHVDSGKSTTTGHLIYKLGGIDKRVIERFEKEAAEMNKRSFKYAWVLDKLKAERERGITIDIALWKFETTKYYCTVIDAPGHRDFIKNMITGTSQADCAVLIIDSTTGGFEAGISKDGQTREHALLAFTLGVRQMICCCNKMDATTPKYSKSRYDEIVKEVSSYMKKVGYNPDKIPFVPISGFEGDNMIERSTNLDWYKGPTLLEALDQINEPKRPSDKPLRLPLQDVYKIGGIGTVPVGRVETGTMKPGMVVTFAPTGLQTEVKSVEMHHESLTEALPGDNVGFNVKNVSVKDLKRGYVASNTKDDPAKEAANFTSQVIIMNHPGQIGNGYAPVLDCHTSHIAVKFAELVTKIDRRSGKEIEKEPKFLKNGDAGIIKMIPTKPMVVETFSEYPPLGRFAVRDMRQTVAVGVIKGVEKKEPGTAKITKSAAKKK, encoded by the exons ATGGGTAAGGAAAAGGTTCACATTAACATTGTTGTCATTGGCCATGTCGACTCTGGGAAGTCAACTACCACTGGTCACTTGATCTACAAGCTTGGAGGTATTGACAAGCGTGTGATTGAGAGGTTTGAGAAAGAAGCTGCTGAGATGAACAAGCGTTCATTCAAGTATGCTTGGGTTCTTGACAAGCTCAAGGCTGAGCGTGAAAGAGGTATCACAATTGACATTGCTCTGTGGAAGTTTGAGACCACTAAGTACTACTGCACTGTCATTGATGCCCCTGGACACAGGGATTTCATTAAGAACATGATTACTGGTACATCCCAAGCTGATTGTGCTGTTCTCATCATTGATTCCACCACTGGTGGTTTTGAAGCTGGTATTTCCAAGGATGGTCAGACTCGTGAACATGCTCTCCTTGCTTTCACTCTTGGTGTGAGGCAAATGATCTGCTGCTGCAACAAG ATGGACGCCACTACTCCCAAGTACTCCAAGAGCAGGTATGATGAAATTGTGAAGGAAGTATCATCCTACATGAAGAAGGTTGGCTATAACCCAGATAAAATTCCATTTGTTCCCATCTCTGGTTTTGAGGGAGATAACATGATTGAGCGCTCTACAAATCTTGACTGGTACAAGGGTCCAACACTTCTTGAGGCTCTTGATCAAATCAATGAGCCTAAGAGGCCATCAGACAAGCCCCTCCGACTACCTCTTCAGGATGTCTACAAGATTGGAGGAATTGGAACTGTTCCTGTGGGACGTGTTGAGACTGGTACCATGAAACCTGGAATGGTGGTGACTTTTGCTCCAACTGGACTGCAAACTGAAGTCAAGTCTGTGGAGATGCATCATGAATCTCTCACTGAGGCACTTCCCGGTGACAATGTGGGATTTAATGTTAAGAATGTTTCTGTCAAGGATCTCAAGCGTGGTTATGTTGCCTCAAACACCAAGGATGACCCAGCCAAGGAGGCTGCTAACTTCACATCTCAGGTGATTATCATGAATCACCCTGGCCAGATTGGAAATGGTTATGCCCCTGTTCTTGACTGCCACACCTCCCACATTGCAGTCAAGTTTGCTGAGCTTGTTACTAAGATTGACAGGCGTTCTGGTAAGGAGATCGAGAAGGAGCCTAAATTCCTGAAGAATGGAGATGCTGGTATTATTAAGATGATTCCCACCAAGCCCATGGTGGTTGAGACTTTCTCTGAATATCCTCCACTTGGCCGTTTTGCTGTCAGAGATATGCGGCAAACTGTGGCTGTTGGGGTTATCAAGGGTGTGGAGAAGAAGGAACCTGGCACAGCTAAGATAACTAAGTCAGCAGCCAAGAAGAAATGA